A stretch of the Sulfitobacter indolifex genome encodes the following:
- a CDS encoding C69 family dipeptidase: MSYCIYIGQNHSADGHAWLAGYGDEPSSHWLDIFSRQRHPENAVVEVGVTPAADLPGIRSSIPQTSQTFRNIRVSYTHYKGVPAPVTNGGLNEYGIAVRSVWSPSRKELIEMTPDAQTGPSYSDLAGFVLERAKTAREGVEIIAAIMKDYGESTYGGNTHIIADSNEAWIMIQPAGGKGLWAAERLDDAIRACRPGYIGVIPVDSKDHPDYLYSTDLVKFAKERGWYKGGDFDFNAIYGDGLGVWAGACWIEKELQNRVSTTSKIEFQDVVWALRTERLTGDTAGYGQIVPLVDPVSDQLRMLWHAPSGAVSAPFSPVFIGQTDIPPEFAKHRYLTVGEAARFLDSDKPVCDGPESLSTVSQRTEGFTAAVAECKRLLYLIGNAKLLASACEAWQRQDHATISAV, from the coding sequence TTGAGCTACTGCATATATATCGGGCAAAATCACAGCGCGGACGGTCACGCTTGGTTAGCTGGATACGGCGACGAACCATCGAGCCACTGGCTCGATATTTTCTCCAGGCAACGCCATCCAGAGAATGCGGTTGTGGAAGTGGGTGTAACCCCCGCGGCAGATTTGCCGGGTATTCGGTCTTCTATCCCTCAAACGTCTCAGACCTTTCGTAATATCCGGGTAAGCTATACCCATTACAAAGGTGTGCCTGCGCCGGTGACCAATGGTGGGCTAAACGAATACGGGATCGCGGTGCGCAGTGTGTGGTCTCCGTCCCGTAAAGAACTGATCGAGATGACACCCGACGCACAGACTGGTCCAAGTTATAGCGACTTGGCCGGGTTCGTATTGGAACGAGCCAAGACTGCGCGAGAAGGGGTCGAAATCATTGCCGCGATCATGAAGGATTATGGCGAGAGCACCTATGGCGGAAATACGCATATTATTGCGGATTCGAATGAAGCTTGGATTATGATCCAGCCGGCTGGCGGCAAGGGGCTGTGGGCGGCAGAAAGGCTTGATGATGCTATCAGAGCATGTAGGCCGGGATATATCGGCGTAATTCCGGTAGATAGCAAGGACCATCCTGATTATCTCTATTCCACAGACCTCGTAAAATTCGCGAAAGAGAGGGGCTGGTACAAGGGAGGTGACTTCGATTTCAATGCTATCTATGGCGATGGACTGGGGGTATGGGCCGGCGCGTGTTGGATTGAAAAAGAACTTCAAAATCGAGTCTCGACCACCTCAAAAATCGAGTTTCAGGATGTAGTCTGGGCGTTGCGCACCGAACGTCTAACTGGCGATACGGCTGGTTATGGACAAATCGTTCCATTGGTCGATCCGGTCTCAGACCAATTGAGGATGCTGTGGCACGCACCTTCGGGGGCGGTCTCTGCGCCATTCTCGCCTGTATTCATCGGGCAAACCGATATCCCTCCGGAATTTGCAAAGCATCGATATCTTACTGTTGGAGAGGCCGCGCGTTTTCTCGATTCCGATAAGCCGGTGTGCGATGGGCCGGAAAGTCTGTCGACAGTGTCTCAGAGAACTGAGGGTTTTACCGCTGCCGTAGCCGAATGTAAGCGCCTGCTGTATCTGATCGGTAATGCCAAGTTGTTGGCATCAGCATGCGAAGCTTGGCAAAGGCAGGATCATGCCACCATTTCTGCGGTGTAA